The nucleotide sequence AAAAAAGAAGCGGCTGTTTTCGGCCATCTCTAGCAGGGTTTTCGCACGCTCGCGCTGCGCAGCAACCAAATCAATCAGTGCTGGCCCGGCACTGGTGTCAATGCCCTGCTGCTTAAAATGAAAAGCCAAACGCTCAGCCGTATCGTCAAGATCACCTGCTTTGATGTAATGCTGGTTAAACCATTGCAATTTACTAGTATTAAACGCGGCGGCTGATTTGCTGACACTGGTAAGATCAAATAATTCAACCATTTCATCTTTAGAAAAGACTTCTTGATCGCCATGCGACCAACCCAGGCGCACCAAATAATTAAGCAAGGCGTCAGGCAGATAGCCGTCATCTCGATACTGCATAACACTCACTGCGCCATGACGTTTAGAAAGACGTTTGCCGTCATCACCCAGGATCATTGGTAGGTGCGCATAGTGTGGTACGTCGGCATTCAAGGCCTTTAGAATATTAATCTGGCGTGGTGTGTTATTGATGTGGTCATCACCACGTACCACATGTGTAATTCCCATATCCGCATCATCAACAACAACAGTAAGATTATACGTTGGTGTGCCGTCGGTGCGAGCAATAATCAAGTCGTCTAATTCTTGGTTATTAAATGAGATAATGCCACGAATTTTATCATCGAAGCTGACAGCACCTTCAGTCGGGTTACGAAAACGAATCACGTGAGGCGCACCGGCTTCAGGTGCAGCCCCTTGAGATATCTCGGGCAAGTCACGACAACAACCGTCATAACGTGGCTTTTGCTTGTTAGCCATTTGTTCGGCACGCAAATTATCCAAACGTTGCTTGCTGCAATAACAGCGGTAAGCATCGCCTTGATCTATCAGTTGATCGATCACCTCCTGGTAGCGATCCATGCGTTCGGTTTGATAATACGGCCCTTCATCGTAATCCAGACCCAGCCATGCCATGCCGTCTAAAATGGCTTGCACTGATTCGGGTGTTGACCGCTCACGATCAGTATCTTCAATA is from Gammaproteobacteria bacterium and encodes:
- the gltX gene encoding glutamate--tRNA ligase, giving the protein MIKTRFAPSPTGYLHVGGARTALYAWLYARHHGGQFVLRIEDTDRERSTPESVQAILDGMAWLGLDYDEGPYYQTERMDRYQEVIDQLIDQGDAYRCYCSKQRLDNLRAEQMANKQKPRYDGCCRDLPEISQGAAPEAGAPHVIRFRNPTEGAVSFDDKIRGIISFNNQELDDLIIARTDGTPTYNLTVVVDDADMGITHVVRGDDHINNTPRQINILKALNADVPHYAHLPMILGDDGKRLSKRHGAVSVMQYRDDGYLPDALLNYLVRLGWSHGDQEVFSKDEMVELFDLTSVSKSAAAFNTSKLQWFNQHYIKAGDLDDTAERLAFHFKQQGIDTSAGPALIDLVAAQRERAKTLLEMAENSRFFF